One Portunus trituberculatus isolate SZX2019 chromosome 43, ASM1759143v1, whole genome shotgun sequence DNA segment encodes these proteins:
- the LOC123518050 gene encoding uncharacterized protein LOC123518050, which translates to MASTQRYKQEQVEKAVELVRSKQMSLNAASKTFGIPYATLGDKVRGRRPMQPAPKTVLSMEEEKKLVDWLIEVSKRGFGRTKDDLKDMVKTILDDREERTVFKNNRPGKDWMRAFFKRHPEIRERIGQPLGRERAIVTKDALGEWFQQMKHYLDTIDPTLLTSPDRIFNADESGFNICPKTKKIISMTGAKHVYSVTSGKRQQVTMLACSSAMGQYLPPLLIFPYTRDPRFNALEGFEEAFFQKTPNGWITEVVFLSFLRDIFIPKLGEKRPVVLFVDGHSSHHSWQSARCVTRMVSSFTA; encoded by the coding sequence ATGGCATCAACACAGCGGTACAAACAAGAACAAGTGGAGAAAGCTGTGGAGCTGGTAAGATCTAAACAGATGTCCCTGAATGCCGCCTCCAAAACTTTTGGTATCCCTTACGCCACCCTTGGGGATAAGGTCAGGGGAAGAAGACCTATGCAGCCTGCTCCCAAAACAGTTCTgtcaatggaagaggagaagaagctaGTAGATTGGCTGATTGAAGTGTCTAAACGAGGTTTTGGACGGACCAAAGACGACCTCAAAGACATGGTGAAAACCATTCTCGATGATAGGGAAGAGAGGACTGTCTTCAAAAACAACCGCCCTGGAAAGGATTGGATGCGAGCCTTTTTCAAGAGGCATCCAGAGATACGGGAAAGAATTGGACAACCACTTGGCCGTGAGAGAGCAATTGTGACAAAGGATGCTCTAGGTGAATGGTTTCAGCAAATGAAACATTACCTGGACACCATCGATCCCACTTTGTTGACCTCTCCTGACCGGATCTTTAATGCTGATGAAAGTGGTTTTAATATATGtccaaagacaaagaaaatcatCAGCATGACAGGAGCAAAACACGTCTACTCTGTCACAAGTGGCAAACGGCAGCAAGTGACAATGTTGGCCTGCTCCTCTGCCATGGGGCAGTACCTTCCACCGCTGCTGATCTTTCCCTACACCAGAGATCCTCGCTTCAATGCGTTGGAAGGTTTTGAAGAGGCTTTTTTTCAAAAAACTCCAAATGGTTGGATCACTGAGGTGGTCTTTCTTAGCTTTCTGAGGGACATTTTCATTCCCAAATTGGGAGAAAAGCGACCAGTGGTGCTGTTTGTGGACGGCCATTCCAGCCATCATTCCTGGCAATCTGCACGCTGTGTAACGAGAATGGTGTCATCCTTTACTGCCTGA